A DNA window from Hemibagrus wyckioides isolate EC202008001 linkage group LG11, SWU_Hwy_1.0, whole genome shotgun sequence contains the following coding sequences:
- the akap14 gene encoding A-kinase anchor protein 14 translates to MDSKLEDDVLDLRAFELVKSVLDSTVTRAPQPDSKQLEPEIRNIDWVACKDFTISVGKTKIEEYIGTWEVDPRWLFCVKFLQQRELEFEKQFLYKALWSMPTRRCPIPKSTASVYFTVSISKTKSHTMPVLVTFQVEASNTVHAPGKTRFREEWLKDVIESKALLMDTITF, encoded by the coding sequence ATGGATAGTAAACTAGAAGATGATGTGTTGGATCTCAGAGCTTTCGAGCTTGTTAAGAGTGTATTAGACAGCACAGTGACCCGCGCGCCACAACCGGACAGCAAACAGCTCGAACCCGAGATCAGGAACATCGACTGGGTCGCTTGTAAAGACTTTACAATCAGTgtaggaaaaacaaaaattgagGAATACATCGGTACCTGGGAGGTGGACCCGAGATGGTTGTTCTGTGTCAAGTTCCTACAGCAAAGAGAACTGGAGTTTGAGAAACAGTTCCTCTATAAGGCACTGTGGAGCATGCCGACCCGCCGCTGCCCTATACCTAAGAGCACAGCGTCTGTTTACTTCACCGtcagcatctccaaaaccaaATCACACACCATGCCTGTGCTAGTCACATTTCAGGTAGAAGCCAGTAACACGGTGCATGCTCCGGGAAAAACCAGATTCCGTGAAGAATGGCTGAAGGACGTGATTGAAAGCAAGGCACTGCTGATGGACACCATCACATTTTAA